A window of the Zeugodacus cucurbitae isolate PBARC_wt_2022May chromosome 2, idZeuCucr1.2, whole genome shotgun sequence genome harbors these coding sequences:
- the LOC105217786 gene encoding zinc finger protein 436 isoform X1, producing MDTECTVLSLSLSDESCRSCLKNFAALNSLDAEVEYGNDTFVLKNLYMKLLPATNLQTTVLNQYEVQTVPNRICTDCTLKLLNAYDYICLVERSETLLMQYQHPSHTKVKTDVESFVITELKNDITSNEDSQNGEALETEYLLDDYNNDEDVVDVDRERGDDEVSIVNKNEVYVDDELQFENFEAINIEDVKEEVEQVSNKRRHKRIYQNNDVVGKKQPRFAIGSRLGTFVTTNWRKCPHCERVFARNVTLEKHIQAAHTNVPAECIAAIAPKPTEDKPIQCDHCPRTFARHFALERHLKAMHPSITTSADNLESNTNPAEIAKTKKTYKRGICPHCGRSFAQASLVIHIRRHTGEKPYQCDECQKGFPRRQDLVVHKRQHTGERPHVCTVCGKSFTRPNKLSRHMRIHTGLRPYKCSECHKSFTQSNDLRIHMRRHTGEKPYKCNICNEAFISGTALKAHRMANNHAAPPDAENDPYAKCRLNKAIKLDNPE from the exons ATGGATACTGAATGCACTGTTTTAAGCCTGAGCCTGAGCGATGAATCGTGTCGTAGCTGTTTAAAAAACTTCGCTGCCTTAAACTCCCTCGACGCTGAAGTAGAATATGGCAATGAtacatttgttttgaaaaatttatacatGAAACTCTTACCCGCAACTAATttacaa ACGACTGTTCTCAATCAATATGAGGTTCAAACGGTACCAAACCGAATCTGTACGGATTGCACCCTTAAGCTTCTAAATGCTTATGATTATATATGTTTAGTTGAAAGGTCGGAAACTTTGTTAATGCAATATCAACATCCGTCTCATACCAAAGTGAAAACAGATGTGGAATCATTTGTCATTACAGAATTGAAAAATGACATAACAAGTAATGAAGATAGTCAGAACGGTGAAGCATTAGAGACAGAATATCTACTTGACGATTACAATAATGATGAAGATGTTGTAGATGTAGACAGGGAAAGAGGTGATGACGAGGtttcaattgtaaataaaaatgaagtttATGTGGACGATGAgcttcaatttgaaaattttgaagcaaTAAATATTGAAGATGTTAAAGAGGAAGTGGAACAGGTTAGCAACAAGag AAGACATAAAAGGATATACCAAAATAATGATGTTGTAGGAAAAAAGCAACCACGATTCGCAATCGGTTCTCGTCTGGGAACATTTGTCACAACCAATTGGCGCAAATGTCCTCATTGTGAGCGTGTTTTCGCCAGAAATGTAACATTGGAAAAACATATACAAGCAGCTCATACAAATGTGCCAGCGGAGTGCATTGCCGCTATTGCACCCAAACCTACCGAAGATAAGCCAATACAATGTGACCATTGTCCGCGTACTTTTGCTCGACACTTTGCATTGGAGCGACATCTTAAAGCCATGCACCCGTCGATTACAACCTCCGCAGATAATCTTGAATCGAATACAAATCCCGCTGAAAttgcaaaaacgaaaaaaacgtATAAGCGTGGAATATGTCCACATTGCGGTCGCAGTTTTGCTCAAGCAAGCTTAGTAATACATATACGCCGACATACAGGTGAAAAGCCATACCAATGTGATGAATGCCAAAAAGGTTTCCCTCGACGTCAAGATTTAGTTGTACATAAGCGGCAACATACGGGCGAAAGACCACATGTATGCACAGTTTGTGGAAAATCGTTTACCAGACCAAATAAATTATCAAGGCACATGCGTATACATACAGGACTTCGTCCGTATAAATGTTCGGAATGTCATAAATCGTTCACACAATCGAACGACCTGCGTATTCATATGCGCCGACATACTGGCGAAAAACCCTATAAGTGCAATATTTGCAACGAAGCTTTTATAAGCGGTACAGCGCTCAAGGCTCACCGCATGGCCAATAACCATGCTGCACCGCCGGACGCCGAAAACGATCCATATGCGAAATGTCGTTTAAATAAAGCGATCAAACTTGATAATCCCGAATGA
- the LOC105217786 gene encoding zinc finger protein 431 isoform X2, giving the protein MDTECTVLSLSLSDESCRSCLKNFAALNSLDAEVEYGNDTFVLKNLYMKLLPATNLQTTVLNQYEVQTVPNRICTDCTLKLLNAYDYICLVERSETLLMQYQHPSHTKVKTDVESFVITELKNDITSNEDSQNGEALETEYLLDDYNNDEDVVDVDRERGDDEVSIVNKNEVYVDDELQFENFEAINIEDVKEEVEQVSNKRHKRIYQNNDVVGKKQPRFAIGSRLGTFVTTNWRKCPHCERVFARNVTLEKHIQAAHTNVPAECIAAIAPKPTEDKPIQCDHCPRTFARHFALERHLKAMHPSITTSADNLESNTNPAEIAKTKKTYKRGICPHCGRSFAQASLVIHIRRHTGEKPYQCDECQKGFPRRQDLVVHKRQHTGERPHVCTVCGKSFTRPNKLSRHMRIHTGLRPYKCSECHKSFTQSNDLRIHMRRHTGEKPYKCNICNEAFISGTALKAHRMANNHAAPPDAENDPYAKCRLNKAIKLDNPE; this is encoded by the exons ATGGATACTGAATGCACTGTTTTAAGCCTGAGCCTGAGCGATGAATCGTGTCGTAGCTGTTTAAAAAACTTCGCTGCCTTAAACTCCCTCGACGCTGAAGTAGAATATGGCAATGAtacatttgttttgaaaaatttatacatGAAACTCTTACCCGCAACTAATttacaa ACGACTGTTCTCAATCAATATGAGGTTCAAACGGTACCAAACCGAATCTGTACGGATTGCACCCTTAAGCTTCTAAATGCTTATGATTATATATGTTTAGTTGAAAGGTCGGAAACTTTGTTAATGCAATATCAACATCCGTCTCATACCAAAGTGAAAACAGATGTGGAATCATTTGTCATTACAGAATTGAAAAATGACATAACAAGTAATGAAGATAGTCAGAACGGTGAAGCATTAGAGACAGAATATCTACTTGACGATTACAATAATGATGAAGATGTTGTAGATGTAGACAGGGAAAGAGGTGATGACGAGGtttcaattgtaaataaaaatgaagtttATGTGGACGATGAgcttcaatttgaaaattttgaagcaaTAAATATTGAAGATGTTAAAGAGGAAGTGGAACAGGTTAGCAACAAGag ACATAAAAGGATATACCAAAATAATGATGTTGTAGGAAAAAAGCAACCACGATTCGCAATCGGTTCTCGTCTGGGAACATTTGTCACAACCAATTGGCGCAAATGTCCTCATTGTGAGCGTGTTTTCGCCAGAAATGTAACATTGGAAAAACATATACAAGCAGCTCATACAAATGTGCCAGCGGAGTGCATTGCCGCTATTGCACCCAAACCTACCGAAGATAAGCCAATACAATGTGACCATTGTCCGCGTACTTTTGCTCGACACTTTGCATTGGAGCGACATCTTAAAGCCATGCACCCGTCGATTACAACCTCCGCAGATAATCTTGAATCGAATACAAATCCCGCTGAAAttgcaaaaacgaaaaaaacgtATAAGCGTGGAATATGTCCACATTGCGGTCGCAGTTTTGCTCAAGCAAGCTTAGTAATACATATACGCCGACATACAGGTGAAAAGCCATACCAATGTGATGAATGCCAAAAAGGTTTCCCTCGACGTCAAGATTTAGTTGTACATAAGCGGCAACATACGGGCGAAAGACCACATGTATGCACAGTTTGTGGAAAATCGTTTACCAGACCAAATAAATTATCAAGGCACATGCGTATACATACAGGACTTCGTCCGTATAAATGTTCGGAATGTCATAAATCGTTCACACAATCGAACGACCTGCGTATTCATATGCGCCGACATACTGGCGAAAAACCCTATAAGTGCAATATTTGCAACGAAGCTTTTATAAGCGGTACAGCGCTCAAGGCTCACCGCATGGCCAATAACCATGCTGCACCGCCGGACGCCGAAAACGATCCATATGCGAAATGTCGTTTAAATAAAGCGATCAAACTTGATAATCCCGAATGA